The genomic DNA GGTGGCGATCGTCGGCGGAATACACGGCGACGAGCCGTGCGGCCCCGCAGCGGTCGAAGCGCTCCTTGATGCCGCCCCGGACGTCGAACGACCGGTGAAGCTCGTTGTCGCCAACGAGAAGGCGCTGGCCCGCGGTGTCAGATACGTCGACGAGGACCTCAACCGTGCGTTCCCGGGCGACCCCGACGCCGATACCCACGAAGGACGGCTGGCACACGAGCTTCTCGGCGAGATTCGCGGCTGTGAAATCCTCTCGCTCCACTCAACGCAGTCGTACCCGGAGCCGTTCGCGCTGGTTGACGAACGTGACGGATACGCACGGTCGGTCTGTTCGTACCTCTCGGTCGAGGCACTCGTCGAGACGGCACAGTACAGCGGCGGTCGGCTCATCGCCTACCCGGGCGTCGTCGAACTTGAGTGTGGGTTACAACGGTCCACCGCCGCCGCGAAAAACGCCGAAGCGCTCGCCCGGGAGTTCCTCGTCGCCGTCGGGGCGTTATCCGGCGGCGGCGAGCAAACACGACATCACCCGCTCCCTATATTCCGACTTGACAAGCAGATTCCGAAGCCCGAGGCCGACACCTACGAGGTGTTCGTCGAGAACTTCGAACGCGTCGCGGAGGGCGATGCATTCGCCGCGGCCGACGGCGAGCGGCTCGTGGCCGAGTGGCCGTTCTATCCGGTGTTGCTTTCGGCGTACGGCTACCGGAACGTCTTCGGTTACGCGGGCGAACTCGTCGGTCGTCTCGGCGACGAAACACCGACCCGCCATGGTGCGGTGGAAGCGGACGGCCGAGAGGACTAGCTGCTGGCTACTCTTCGGCAGCAAACTGGACCAGTTGTAGCTCCCGGTCGAGCATACAGTAGTCGTGTGGCGGGTCACCGACGACCTCGGTTATCTGATACTCTTCGTCGAAATCAGCGCCGTCCGGCTCGCAGAACTCGTGGCTTGGACACTCAGTGTACGGACATGGTCCCACGAGCGAAGCCTTACTGCCGGCGTAAGCGGCGTTCGCATCGACGTTCGCGAGCACCGGGGCAGGCTCTACTTCGACCGCGGTGACACCGGTGTCGTGGACCGCACACTCAAGCGTCCCGGAGTCACGGACACCCGTCACGCGGTAGCGGCGACCTTCCGTAAGGTTGAGACACTGCTCCCGATACGGACAGCCCTCGCAAGCGTCGGTCTCGCCCCCGTAAACGAACTCCGTCCCGACCTCCGCGAGGCGCTCGCCAAGTAGCGTGACGGTACTCATACCCACGCGTTCGCCGGCGAACGGGTTAAGCCTGTCTCGTCCGATTCTGCAGAATGATAATTTATCCTATAATGAAAAGTTTCGTATATTTCTGGGGCGGCTGACCGCTAGCAGTCGCGACCGCGCTCTTTTATATCGTGAGGAACGAACCTGTCCGTAGTGAGCGACCGAAACCGCTGTAAGGTCTGCGACGTCGTCCGGCGGTACGACATCGAGTCGCCGATCGGGGAGTACGCGACGGTTGACGAGTACCTGGTCGCCCGGTGGAGCGGTGCTGCAAGAGGCGAGGCGGTCGGATACCGGACGCTGACAGGGTGGATAAACAAGCGGATACTCCGGGAGGCATACGACGACGCCGCGCTTTCGTATCCGGGGAGTCGCATAACCGACGACTACGAGACGCTGCAGGGCGACGACGAGCTGGCACGGCAGGAGTTGCTCGAGTATCTGGACGCAAACGGCGTCGATGCGACGAGGGTCGTCAGTGACTTCGTCTCCTGGAGCACCGTTCGCCACCACCTGAAAGACTGCCTAAACGCAAAAAAGCCTGACCAGTCGGCGTCAACCGACTGGGAGCAAGAGAGTGTCGACACCGCTGTCGAGCAGACGGCAGAAAAGACAGAGCGGGCGCTACGCGCACTTGCTAACAAAGGTCGGATACGTGACGGGAAAGCGGCGACGATACGCGTGCGGGTGGAGCTGGAGTGTCCGGAGTGTCAGGTCCGGGTCCCGTTTGACGAGGCGTTCCAGCGCGGTTACGTCTGCGAGGAACATGCGCCGCAACCGGCCGAGGAGGACCATGCTGAGCCGGCAAGCGGAGGTGGTGCTGGATGACGTGGAAGCTGGAAATAGAGAATATTGCTGGCATTCGCTCCGGGGCGGCAACGATCGAACCGGGGCTGAACGTCGTCCACGCTGAAAACTGGCAGGGTAAGTCGAGCTTCTTGAAATCCATCCGAACTGTTTTCGGAACGGCCAACCCGATTACAGAAAGTTGTGATGAGGGATACGTCGAGCTTCGCGAGGAGGAAACGACCACGACGGTTCGGTTGACGCGCGCCGACGGCCGAATCATCCGAGAAGGGGACCCGGTTTTGGAGACGCCCTACGACCGACGACGGGCCATACTGTTTGCGTTCCTCGGAGAGGAAAACGAGATTCGGCGGGCAGTTCGCCGCGGCGAAGACCTTGAGGACGAACTCACTGCTCCGCTCGACCTTCAGAACATCGACGAGCAGATAACAGCACTGACCGAAAAGCGGGAAGATATTGAACGGCAGCTAGAACAGGCCGAACGCGCTGCCGACGACGCCATCGACCTCGAACAACGGGTACAGGAGCTCTCAGCGGAGCTCGAAGAGCTTCGTTCGGAGCGGTCCAGCATGGAGACCCACGGCGACTCAGACAGCGGCAGCACGACACAGGCGCTTGCTGACAAGCAGGCGCAACTGGAACGACAGCGAAACCGAAAATCACGGCTCGAAAGCACGGTACAGCGGGTCGAAGACCGACTCACAGAGCTGGACGCAGCCGAGTCGGGCATCGATGTCCCGGAGGCAGCCGTCGGCGAGGAACTCGCGACCGTCGAGACGGAGCTCCGCCGGCTGAACAGCGATATCGACCTGTTGCAGTCACTGTACTCGGCGAACCACCGACTGCTTGAAGAGGACCGCCTCGAACTCGTCGCCGATATCGACCGGTCTATCGCCGGCGATGTCGTCTCCTGTTGGGTGTGCGGCGCCGACAGCGACCGGGAGACAATAGAGTCGTACGTGACGGCCCTCGGCGAGCGATTGTCAGATGCCCGTGCGGAACGCGACGAGCTCCAGCAGCGACACGAGGAGCTGAAATCCCGCAGAGAGCAGCGACAGGAGGCAGAAAAGCGGCTCCAGGAGATTCGCGACCAGCAGTCGGAGCTGGAACGACAGCTCGAAGAAAAACGGGAGTCGCTGGCCGATGTCGAAGAGCGCATCGAGGAGCTCGAAGACAAAGTCGAAGCCCTCGAGTCGGAAGCCGAGGCTGCCAGCGAACAGCGGACGGACATCGAGAGCGAAATCAAATTCACCGAGACCAAGCTGGAGGAGACGAAGGCCTCACTCGAGGAGAAACGCGACACCGCCGACCGGAGGCCTGAGCTGGAAGCCCGCCGCGACGAGCTAACCGCCGAGATAACTGATTTGCGGACCGAGAAGAAGACGACAAAGCGGCGGCTTCGAACGGAGTTTGAAGACGCGGTTGACGACGTTATCGAACGTTTTGAAACCGGGTTCGAGAAGGCACGGCTGACGGATTCGTTCAACCTCGTTGTCGCACGAGATGGCCGCGAGGCTTCGCTCGATGCGCTCAGCGAGGGCGAGCGGGAGTTGCTGGGGCTTCTGGTCGCTCTTGCCGGCCACGAAGCCTTCGAGGTTGGCGAGGACGTACCGGTGTTGCTTTTCGATGGCTTGGGTGCGCTCTCGGCGGCCAACCTCGAAAAGCTCGCAGACTACGTCGAGGGGCGCGCCGAGCGTATCGTTTTCACCGCCTACCCCGAACACTCAACAGAGGGCGCTCACGAGATAGACCCAGCCGACTGGAAAGTCGTCTCGGGGCGGGATGAGGCCTGAATCGACAGAAGAGTATTTACAGCTACAACAACCACCACAATAAAAACGCGAGATGGTACGCGAATATATCACGTCACGCGAGTATCTTCCGGACGACCCGGAAGGTGAACACCGGCTTCAACTGACCGACGCCGAAACGAAGGAGATATTCGAGACGCAGGTCCGTATTGCGAAGTCGAAAGCGGAGCTTGCAGACCCTGCACCGCTTGTCGTCCGCGGCGGCCCACACGAGGACAGCCACGAGGCGTGGTATGTCGAACTCGTCGAGTCGGACGCCGGCGGGGAGATAGACCGGGAGCTGCTCCGCGATTGTCTCGAGGACGCACAGAGCGGGACCGATGTTATCAACGCTCGGTCGGCGGAGCTGAAAGCGGTGCTCTGTTACCTCGTCGAAAAGGGCGTCTTCGAGTCACAGTCGGAGGCAGCCCGGTCGCTACTCTGGGAAAAGCTAGCCGACGACCACCGGCCGCTGCTCCGACAGCTTGACGGAGTCTGCGATGAGCTCGAAGAAAGTGACCTCGATGCGGCACTGGGACGATGAGCGCGACCGAAAGCTTCCGCGGGTTCCTCTCGGCGCTGGATGCGGCCGGCGAGCTAAACCGGATACAGCAGCCCGTCTCGTGGGACCTCGAAGCAGCCGCAATCACCACCCGTGCGAACGAGCGGGATGCAGCGATTCCGGTCTTTGAGACGATGTCCGGCGACGCTGCATCCGCGCGACTCGTCGGCGACCCCTATCGGGGGCCGCCGACCCGACCGTGGGCAAACGTCGCACGCGGTGCTGGTATCGACCCGCGAAGCGACAGCACGACATTCTTCGAGGCGATGGTCGAACGGCTCGAATCGCGAATCGAGCCGAAGACGGTCGAAAGAGACGAGGCACCCTGCAAAGCGGTCGTCAACCGCGGCAGCGATGCCGACCTGCTCGACCTTCCGTGGCCGTATATCCACCAGGGCGACGGCGGGAGATATTCGAGCCTCCATACCCTCGTCGCTCCGGACCCGACGACCGAGTGGGGTCGCTGT from Natronomonas pharaonis DSM 2160 includes the following:
- a CDS encoding M14 family metallopeptidase; its protein translation is MRVETLGDGEPEVAIVGGIHGDEPCGPAAVEALLDAAPDVERPVKLVVANEKALARGVRYVDEDLNRAFPGDPDADTHEGRLAHELLGEIRGCEILSLHSTQSYPEPFALVDERDGYARSVCSYLSVEALVETAQYSGGRLIAYPGVVELECGLQRSTAAAKNAEALAREFLVAVGALSGGGEQTRHHPLPIFRLDKQIPKPEADTYEVFVENFERVAEGDAFAAADGERLVAEWPFYPVLLSAYGYRNVFGYAGELVGRLGDETPTRHGAVEADGRED
- a CDS encoding UPF0179 family protein — its product is MSTVTLLGERLAEVGTEFVYGGETDACEGCPYREQCLNLTEGRRYRVTGVRDSGTLECAVHDTGVTAVEVEPAPVLANVDANAAYAGSKASLVGPCPYTECPSHEFCEPDGADFDEEYQITEVVGDPPHDYCMLDRELQLVQFAAEE
- the rdfA gene encoding rod-determining factor RdfA, which encodes MSDRNRCKVCDVVRRYDIESPIGEYATVDEYLVARWSGAARGEAVGYRTLTGWINKRILREAYDDAALSYPGSRITDDYETLQGDDELARQELLEYLDANGVDATRVVSDFVSWSTVRHHLKDCLNAKKPDQSASTDWEQESVDTAVEQTAEKTERALRALANKGRIRDGKAATIRVRVELECPECQVRVPFDEAFQRGYVCEEHAPQPAEEDHAEPASGGGAG
- a CDS encoding archaea-specific SMC-related protein, translating into MTWKLEIENIAGIRSGAATIEPGLNVVHAENWQGKSSFLKSIRTVFGTANPITESCDEGYVELREEETTTTVRLTRADGRIIREGDPVLETPYDRRRAILFAFLGEENEIRRAVRRGEDLEDELTAPLDLQNIDEQITALTEKREDIERQLEQAERAADDAIDLEQRVQELSAELEELRSERSSMETHGDSDSGSTTQALADKQAQLERQRNRKSRLESTVQRVEDRLTELDAAESGIDVPEAAVGEELATVETELRRLNSDIDLLQSLYSANHRLLEEDRLELVADIDRSIAGDVVSCWVCGADSDRETIESYVTALGERLSDARAERDELQQRHEELKSRREQRQEAEKRLQEIRDQQSELERQLEEKRESLADVEERIEELEDKVEALESEAEAASEQRTDIESEIKFTETKLEETKASLEEKRDTADRRPELEARRDELTAEITDLRTEKKTTKRRLRTEFEDAVDDVIERFETGFEKARLTDSFNLVVARDGREASLDALSEGERELLGLLVALAGHEAFEVGEDVPVLLFDGLGALSAANLEKLADYVEGRAERIVFTAYPEHSTEGAHEIDPADWKVVSGRDEA